The Panicum virgatum strain AP13 chromosome 6K, P.virgatum_v5, whole genome shotgun sequence nucleotide sequence TTCAAGAAGACAAGAAAAAGTTATTGATGAACTTATAAACAACAAAATGCACCATGAGAGTGAAGAACGAACAAAGGTACCAATGTCTTTTACTAAACTCTATGCTTCAAAATTTGTCTCAAATTTACTTTGTGAATTGGCTGATCATTTTCAAATTGACCATGACAAAATTCAGAATCATGTAGTGTCTTCCAACAGAAAGGTATTATTTTTCATGCTTGAACATAAATGTATCTCTGGGCTAAAATGTTCTTTTCAAATTGCAGAGAGTTCAATGTGCTAAACCAAACAATGTAGATATTCTCTGTCAACAGAGGGATGAATTGGTAACTGAATCTCCCTCCTAATGCAAATACCTTTCTTATTTTCTACATACGTGTACATACATGAATTAGTGATCCAGTTCTATCAAACAAAATGGTGATCAAGTTGTTGCTTGTCACTTAACAACACCTTGTTAGCAATAATCCTGTGCATGCATGAATCTGAAGGTTTGTAGATTCTAAGTGCTAAGTCTTTAGTAGCTGATTTCCAGATGCTAGTTAGTTTGAATAATAGCCAAATCAAAGTAGTAATTGCTGTAGTTATTAGCTGATTGGCCTAGGCTAATTGAAGTGTACAGCTGGGATCAAAtaggaggaaaaaaaatcagaaaaggcaGCAAGCATTTGCAGCACCAAAACCAGTGTGTACgcgttctttatgtgtgagctTCTGTCTGCTACATGTGAGCCTTCTTGGCTTTCACACCCTACTATTAGCTGAttatattttgaaatttttatctaGTGTCTTAAATTCATATGAGTTTTTGTTGGATCTAGTGTCAAGGTGATGCAAATTACATAGACTTCTCAGATCAGGAAGCACAACAATCATCCCCACAATGCTCTACTAATCATTTTAGACAAAAGGAGGTACACTATTCTGGCCAAATCAGTTATATGTGTCATATTTGCCACTCAATGTTACATCCATTTAATAATATTATTGCACTCCATAACTCAATGTAAATACAGAAATGTTCACTTGATTTCAGGTTGGTGTGCGTACACATCCATCAAGTGATTCTAGAATaaataggaaaagaaagatATGTAAGAATTACACTTCTTTATGAGTTGTCCATGCAAAATTTTCTTGGCATGATTCCGTACCTAATATCAAATGATAAAAAACCAGCAAGGAGCACTCCAAGATAATGCTATAGGACAGAAGTGTTCCAAATATACACGACCTCAGCGAATTAAGGTGAACACACATAACATCCATTCTGATTGGATTATCTTTACTCAACTAATGTTTATTGGTGACTTTGTTAATTCAATGTAGGATGGAACCACAGTGGTACTTAAGTCTGCAAGTTATCCAAATAAGGAAATTGTGGCCTATGCAAACATTTTGAGCTCTAATCCGAAAGAAACTGTTGGTGGAGTTGAGATAGGAAAACAATTCTACAAAGTGCGTATCAATCATCCTGTTATACAAGATGAGCCATTAGTAAGGCCCACAAGTGGATGCAAGAAAATTAGTGATGCCCATGCCAAAAGAGCACCGATTGCTTGGCCTTTGATTTGTGTATGTTACAACAAGCTTTCTACATATATAATTTATCTAGAAAACTTGTAATGATCATTTATACAACACTCATTCTCTATGCAGGTTGAAATGATCAATGGATGAATATATGTACTTGAATATGCACACACGCATGGACCATGAAGACAAGAATTTCTAGAATATTGCTTATTTTTTTATTGCATTTCATTTCATGTAGCGCAGATTTGTAAACATTTGCTCTTCTTTATCATATTATTGTGTAAATATACTTTGCATTATTTGAACAAAGACTATGTTACATTCCTACAATCAATGCAACTTTCTATGACTACTGAAATCCATGATTTGAGTGATTGTGCAATGTGTTAtgtttcctccaaaatatacaTTTAGGCTATAGTTGGTTTGCATGTTAATAATTGCTGCTTACTTGAAATTttaaatgtgttacaatagATAAAGCATGTGTTACAAACCATGTATTCCTAAAATTCCAAACTATATCCTCTCAAAGTGCTACTAGCACAACAAAAAGTGTTACTAGAGATAAAGAAAAATGTTACAGTACATAATTATTGTAACACTAACAAATGTTCCACTAGATAAAAAAATCATGTTATAGAGTAGTAACACTTTTCTAGATATAAAAGAACACATGTCTTGTGTTCCAATAGATCAGATAGTAGTAACATTGGATATTGTGACACTAATAGGATATGTTACTAGGAGATCTAGTAACACTTTAATTAAGCATcagtaacacaagttggtgttaCTAAAACTCTGTTCTGTAGTACGTTGTCTAGGTCCATATGGGCTTAAACTGGTTTTCTCACACAAATGTGCCTGTCATTTCCACTCGAACCTTTCCTAGCTATATCCCCCCCCCCAaaccaaacacacacacacacacacacacacacacacacacacaccaaacTAACCATCCCTTTTGATATGTAGCTGCTTATTGCCTCTGAAGGAGCAAGTCAGGGTTTTATATGAACAAGTCAAGAAGTTGACTCGGCTAACCACATGGTTATTGATCTGGTACTGATATAGAAGACTTAATTGTTCAACATGTGTATGTGATATCTACCCTCCCCCCATCTTTGGTATGGATGTGTTGGATCAAGTCGTGGAAGTAACTGCTCCAACAAAATTTTGGCCAAGTAAATGTTGGAAATGACATTGATCTTCTAGGTAGGACTCAATTGATCATGGATGACAATAAGAAGATTATTTATGATCTATTATTTCGTAAGAAAATTTGTGACCTATGTTAGGTACTTAGGTACAAAGCAAGGATGTTATAAGGTTTGTTTTTTAGTGCTCCACAACAATGGATTTTATATGGATGCTGAAGTAAATTTGCTGAGGCAACTTCAGTTCTTCTTAGTTAGATTAGAAATGCCCATCTCAGTTTTAAATTTTCTTGTTCTTGGCTCACTTTGACCAACACCAAAGTAGAGATTTCGGCAATCGTGCGGCCCTGGTTTTGGGCGGAGGAGCTCGAATATTCGATTTAGCCATGGATGGTCTGGATAGCTTGCAGCTCACCCTTGAGCAGATAGGGCTATCACCAGACTCGATTAGGCATTGTGCGTACGAGCGAGACTTGAGACGTGACTATACGAGCGTTGATGGCCAAGTGTGCAAGCGCCCGAGAGTTGAATCGGGAGATTTGTAGCATAGGGGAGCATCCACAACCGCTCGTATTaccagcggcgcggcgcggaagTGGGAAGCAATGCGGTGTCATGCGTCCCTGCGGGAGGGATCGCTTACCGCTCAAATCGGGCGTAGTCGACTCGCTGAAGGTGCGATATCGATTATCCAATTATCGGATCCCGTTTAAGGTGAAACAAACAGAATCAACGGTATCAGCTCACGGTGTGATTGGATCACGCTGAAAAATAACCGAACCAAACACCATGTAATCTTTCATTTGGGGTTCTCTCGAGCACCATTATTGTGATTACTAGGAATAGCACGTATTTTGGTTACTCCCTAATTTAAAATTTACTTTCTAAAAAATGTAACCATCTTTGACTAGCATCCAAATAGCATTACTCAAGAAAGATCATATATTTTTATATGTGTGATACGATCAAAGAGAAGACGTCAGATTTGTTAGCATGgtttaaaatattgaaagtgtGGCTGCTTTGAAATGTTCTTCATTGCATCATCAGCAACTTCTAACAGCCAGAGACCGTTTCTTCTGTTGGTAGGTTCAACATAGCTAGACTTTGCCTCTTGCAGTGGCAGACCCTATATAAGCACACCATTGCCACGCCCAAAACATCAACAAGACAGACACAAACACAATCAAGCAGCAGACAGTTTACTTCAGAGAGCTCAAACATAAAAGCAAGAGAAATCCAAATGGCTCCCTCCTACTTTCTTCTTGCAGCTCTTCTAGCAACGGTCACTTTTGTGGCCATTGCTTCTGACCCTAGCCCACTCCAGGACTTCTGCGTCGCCGACATACACTCTCCTGGTATGAATATACACGCTTTAAGCAATGATGTCTTAATTAACTAAATCGATGCTTAATCATTTGTTAGAACATACATCTCTCCTATATACAAAAAACATCATTATGTACTGAACCTAATTTTCTTACAATTATCTTTGTCTATCTATTCAGTGAAGGTGAATGGGTTTGTTTGCAAGGATCCTATGGCCGTGAACGCAGATGACTTCTTCAAGGCAGCTAACCTTGACAAGCCTATGGACACCACGAAGAGCAAGGTTGGATCCAATGTTACGTTGATCAATGTCATGCAGTTGCCTGGACTGAACACCCTGGGCATCTCATTAGCCCGTATTGACTATGCACCACTAGGTCAGAATCCACCACACACACATCCACGTGCCACAGAGATCCTCACTGTGCTGGAGGGGACACTCTACGTTGGATTTGTCACCTCCAACCCAGACAACAAGCTATTTGCCAAGGTGCTCAACAAAGGTGATGTGTTTGTATTCCCACAAGGGCTCATCCATTTCCAATTCAACCCCATATACGACAAGCCAGCAGTTGCTCTTGCCGCGCTCAGCAgccagaaccctggg carries:
- the LOC120711636 gene encoding germin-like protein 8-5; translated protein: MAPSYFLLAALLATVTFVAIASDPSPLQDFCVADIHSPVKVNGFVCKDPMAVNADDFFKAANLDKPMDTTKSKVGSNVTLINVMQLPGLNTLGISLARIDYAPLGQNPPHTHPRATEILTVLEGTLYVGFVTSNPDNKLFAKVLNKGDVFVFPQGLIHFQFNPIYDKPAVALAALSSQNPGAITIANAVFGSKPPISDDVLAKAFQVQKGTIDWLQAQFWENNHN